From Lycium ferocissimum isolate CSIRO_LF1 chromosome 12, AGI_CSIRO_Lferr_CH_V1, whole genome shotgun sequence, one genomic window encodes:
- the LOC132041046 gene encoding uncharacterized protein LOC132041046 isoform X4 encodes MDSLQGSVVVELMGSESFSGVGAAPKLERSFDAPSIDRITGSVRRKELALWSKMPQNEFAGHQSRHHVEDASEDLSLGKTNTILPLTLGLEATQSHRNFGKVGRNSTSSSKRSRIMQMDVSVNKIGEDGKGISTELSANPTNCKNGERTQMLKQRQHSCGKRSDKRNGKVTKSNFSLKSLVGFGSAAGGRNFLGMYGLKSDGMDVTKDVDDLPLRELLDGSYKCAPVPKDKRNKASKSNDSLMQLVRDANSMLRLQKSVQMQNCSNVDSKLSCADSYTSSSSASRNDGDKGENRIDKPSSSDQVQESSGKVQAVATMCHSPSYTPKYVLERLALTPSKDLDSLLMDTVKPATLRNSGDLRLSRPSSQRNGLPPFPWSHTCSGHPKTVPDSAKLSTSKMVCQGRWVRVENTSTPVKGSTGFLEELQSLTDNHKLVPTGGKVSRPSKNENASSNRDSFTVCERISSSIAASSTSEVPPGILVAAETLCEIATYSLKQKTEVTTKLLKKPSQKGMRACKLTEKSGNQFIAPKPVVGSNNLVEIADGILPSKKLRLSVNFRKPDRKGPIPCSAESIRSTPVKSFRDSEGFNTSFVNKPCIMSPYTRVMDKACSSTDQKLRKVPNGVDPRR; translated from the exons ATGGATAGTTTGCAAGGTTCTGTTGTGGTTGAGCTTATGGGATCCGAAAGTTTTAGCGGTGTTGGTGCTGCGCCTAAATTGGAGAGGTCCTTCGATGCGCCTTCTATTGATAGGATTACTGGTTCTGTTAGACGAAAAG AGCTAGCTTTATGGAGTAAGATGCCCCAGAATGAATTTGCTGGTCATCAGTCCAGACATCATGTTGAGGATGCTTCAGAAGACCTCAGTCTCGGGAAGACAAATACTATTCTTCCACTGACTCTTGGGTTAGAGGCTACACAGTCACATCGGAATTTTGGGAAAGTGGGGAGAAATAGTACTTCTAGTTCTAAGAGATCAAGGATAATGCAGATGGATGTTTCTGTAAATAAAATCGGTGAAGATGGAAAAGGCATTTCTACTGAGCTTTCAGCAAATCCTACAAATTGCAAAAATGGAG AGAGGACTCAAATGCTTAAGCAAAGGCAGCATTCTTGTGGCAAGCGAAGTGATAAAAGAAACGGCAAAGTTACCAAAAGTAATTTCTCTTTAAAGAGCTTAGTTGGCTTTGGTTCAGCTGCTGGAGGAAGAAACTTTCTTG GAATGTATGGCTTGAAATCTGATGGCATGGATGTCACAAAAGATGTAGATGATCTGCCCTTGAGGGAACTACTTGATGGCAGTTATAAGTGCGCACCTGTTCCCAAAGATAAGAGAAACAAAGCTTCAAAATCAAATGACAGTCTCATGCAGTTGGTTAGAGATGCTAACTCCATGCTTCGACTTCAGAAGTCTGTACAGATGCAGAATTGTTCTAATGTTGATAGCAAGCTGTCTTGCGCCGATTCTTATACCAGCTCTTCTTCAGCAAGTCGAAATGATGGTGACAAGGGAGAGAACAGGATTGATAAGCCGTCTTCTTCTGATCAG GTACAGGAATCCAGTGGCAAGGTTCAAGCAGTTGCAACAATGTGTCATTCTCCATCATATACACCAAAGTATGTGTTGGAGCGCCTTGCGCTCACTCCATCCAAGGATTTGGATTCTTTACTTATGGACACAGTCAAGCCTGCTACTTTAAGAAATAGTGGCGATCTTCGTCTAAGCAGGCCATCATCTCAGCGAAATGGCTTGCCTCCTTTTCCTTGGTCGCACACGTGCTCTGGTCATCCTAAAACTGTTCCTGATTCAGCTAAATTATCTACAAGTAAGATGGTTTGCCAAGGCAGATGGGTAAGAGTGGAAAACACTTCGACTCCTGTGAAAGGTTCTACTGGTTTCCTTGAGGAATTGCAATCACTCACTGACAATCACAAACTAGTTCCAACAGGAGGTAAAGTGTCTAGGccttcaaaaaatgaaaatgctTCATCAAACCGTGATAGCTTTACTGTATGTGAAAGGATTTCATCATCAATTGCAGCCAGCAGCACTTCTGAAGTTCCACCAG GTATATTGGTTGCTGCTGAGACGCTTTGCGAGATTGCTACCTATTCGTTGAAGCAGAAGACTGAAGTAACGACCAAATTGCTGAAGAAACCTTCTCAGAAGGGCATGAGAGCATGTAAATTGACTGAGAAATCTGGAAATCAATTCATAGCACCAAAACCAGTTGTGGGATCAAATAATCTGGTTGAAATTGCGGATGGGATACTTCCATCGAAGAAGCTTCGTCTTTCAGTCAACTTTAGAAAACCTGATAGGAAAGGACCGATACCTTGTTCAGCTGAATCAATAAGATCAACTCCTGTCAAATCATTTAGGGACTCGGAAGGTTTCAATACCAGCTTTGTAAATAAACCATGTATAATGTCCCCCTATACAAGGGTGATGGATAAGGCTTGTAGTAGTACTGACCAGAAGCTGAGGAAGGTACCCAATGGAGTGGACCCAAGAAGATGA
- the LOC132041046 gene encoding uncharacterized protein LOC132041046 isoform X3 — translation MDSLQGSVVVELMGSESFSGVGAAPKLERSFDAPSIDRITGSVRRKELALWSKMPQNEFAGHQSRHHVEDASEDLSLGKTNTILPLTLGLEATQSHRNFGKVGRNSTSSSKRSRIMQMDVSVNKIGEDGKGISTELSANPTNCKNGERTQMLKQRQHSCGKRSDKRNGKVTKSNFSLKSLVGFGSAAGGRNFLGMYGLKSDGMDVTKDVDDLPLRELLDGSYKCAPVPKDKRNKASKSNDSLMQLVRDANSMLRLQKSVQMQNCSNVDSKLSCADSYTSSSSASRNDGDKGENRIDKPSSSDQESSGKVQAVATMCHSPSYTPKYVLERLALTPSKDLDSLLMDTVKPATLRNSGDLRLSRPSSQRNGLPPFPWSHTCSGHPKTVPDSAKLSTSKMVCQGRWVRVENTSTPVKGSTGFLEELQSLTDNHKLVPTGGKVSRPSKNENASSNRDSFTVCERISSSIAASSTSEVPPAAESPGILVAAETLCEIATYSLKQKTEVTTKLLKKPSQKGMRACKLTEKSGNQFIAPKPVVGSNNLVEIADGILPSKKLRLSVNFRKPDRKGPIPCSAESIRSTPVKSFRDSEGFNTSFVNKPCIMSPYTRVMDKACSSTDQKLRKVPNGVDPRR, via the exons ATGGATAGTTTGCAAGGTTCTGTTGTGGTTGAGCTTATGGGATCCGAAAGTTTTAGCGGTGTTGGTGCTGCGCCTAAATTGGAGAGGTCCTTCGATGCGCCTTCTATTGATAGGATTACTGGTTCTGTTAGACGAAAAG AGCTAGCTTTATGGAGTAAGATGCCCCAGAATGAATTTGCTGGTCATCAGTCCAGACATCATGTTGAGGATGCTTCAGAAGACCTCAGTCTCGGGAAGACAAATACTATTCTTCCACTGACTCTTGGGTTAGAGGCTACACAGTCACATCGGAATTTTGGGAAAGTGGGGAGAAATAGTACTTCTAGTTCTAAGAGATCAAGGATAATGCAGATGGATGTTTCTGTAAATAAAATCGGTGAAGATGGAAAAGGCATTTCTACTGAGCTTTCAGCAAATCCTACAAATTGCAAAAATGGAG AGAGGACTCAAATGCTTAAGCAAAGGCAGCATTCTTGTGGCAAGCGAAGTGATAAAAGAAACGGCAAAGTTACCAAAAGTAATTTCTCTTTAAAGAGCTTAGTTGGCTTTGGTTCAGCTGCTGGAGGAAGAAACTTTCTTG GAATGTATGGCTTGAAATCTGATGGCATGGATGTCACAAAAGATGTAGATGATCTGCCCTTGAGGGAACTACTTGATGGCAGTTATAAGTGCGCACCTGTTCCCAAAGATAAGAGAAACAAAGCTTCAAAATCAAATGACAGTCTCATGCAGTTGGTTAGAGATGCTAACTCCATGCTTCGACTTCAGAAGTCTGTACAGATGCAGAATTGTTCTAATGTTGATAGCAAGCTGTCTTGCGCCGATTCTTATACCAGCTCTTCTTCAGCAAGTCGAAATGATGGTGACAAGGGAGAGAACAGGATTGATAAGCCGTCTTCTTCTGATCAG GAATCCAGTGGCAAGGTTCAAGCAGTTGCAACAATGTGTCATTCTCCATCATATACACCAAAGTATGTGTTGGAGCGCCTTGCGCTCACTCCATCCAAGGATTTGGATTCTTTACTTATGGACACAGTCAAGCCTGCTACTTTAAGAAATAGTGGCGATCTTCGTCTAAGCAGGCCATCATCTCAGCGAAATGGCTTGCCTCCTTTTCCTTGGTCGCACACGTGCTCTGGTCATCCTAAAACTGTTCCTGATTCAGCTAAATTATCTACAAGTAAGATGGTTTGCCAAGGCAGATGGGTAAGAGTGGAAAACACTTCGACTCCTGTGAAAGGTTCTACTGGTTTCCTTGAGGAATTGCAATCACTCACTGACAATCACAAACTAGTTCCAACAGGAGGTAAAGTGTCTAGGccttcaaaaaatgaaaatgctTCATCAAACCGTGATAGCTTTACTGTATGTGAAAGGATTTCATCATCAATTGCAGCCAGCAGCACTTCTGAAGTTCCACCAG CAGCTGAATCTCCAGGTATATTGGTTGCTGCTGAGACGCTTTGCGAGATTGCTACCTATTCGTTGAAGCAGAAGACTGAAGTAACGACCAAATTGCTGAAGAAACCTTCTCAGAAGGGCATGAGAGCATGTAAATTGACTGAGAAATCTGGAAATCAATTCATAGCACCAAAACCAGTTGTGGGATCAAATAATCTGGTTGAAATTGCGGATGGGATACTTCCATCGAAGAAGCTTCGTCTTTCAGTCAACTTTAGAAAACCTGATAGGAAAGGACCGATACCTTGTTCAGCTGAATCAATAAGATCAACTCCTGTCAAATCATTTAGGGACTCGGAAGGTTTCAATACCAGCTTTGTAAATAAACCATGTATAATGTCCCCCTATACAAGGGTGATGGATAAGGCTTGTAGTAGTACTGACCAGAAGCTGAGGAAGGTACCCAATGGAGTGGACCCAAGAAGATGA
- the LOC132041046 gene encoding uncharacterized protein LOC132041046 isoform X2 produces MDSLQGSVVVELMGSESFSGVGAAPKLERSFDAPSIDRITGSVRRKELALWSKMPQNEFAGHQSRHHVEDASEDLSLGKTNTILPLTLGLEATQSHRNFGKVGRNSTSSSKRSRIMQMDVSVNKIGEDGKGISTELSANPTNCKNGERTQMLKQRQHSCGKRSDKRNGKVTKSNFSLKSLVGFGSAAGGRNFLGMYGLKSDGMDVTKDVDDLPLRELLDGSYKCAPVPKDKRNKASKSNDSLMQLVRDANSMLRLQKSVQMQNCSNVDSKLSCADSYTSSSSASRNDGDKGENRIDKPSSSDQVQESSGKVQAVATMCHSPSYTPKYVLERLALTPSKDLDSLLMDTVKPATLRNSGDLRLSRPSSQRNGLPPFPWSHTCSGHPKTVPDSAKLSTSKMVCQGRWVRVENTSTPVKGSTGFLEELQSLTDNHKLVPTGGKVSRPSKNENASSNRDSFTVCERISSSIAASSTSEVPPAESPGILVAAETLCEIATYSLKQKTEVTTKLLKKPSQKGMRACKLTEKSGNQFIAPKPVVGSNNLVEIADGILPSKKLRLSVNFRKPDRKGPIPCSAESIRSTPVKSFRDSEGFNTSFVNKPCIMSPYTRVMDKACSSTDQKLRKVPNGVDPRR; encoded by the exons ATGGATAGTTTGCAAGGTTCTGTTGTGGTTGAGCTTATGGGATCCGAAAGTTTTAGCGGTGTTGGTGCTGCGCCTAAATTGGAGAGGTCCTTCGATGCGCCTTCTATTGATAGGATTACTGGTTCTGTTAGACGAAAAG AGCTAGCTTTATGGAGTAAGATGCCCCAGAATGAATTTGCTGGTCATCAGTCCAGACATCATGTTGAGGATGCTTCAGAAGACCTCAGTCTCGGGAAGACAAATACTATTCTTCCACTGACTCTTGGGTTAGAGGCTACACAGTCACATCGGAATTTTGGGAAAGTGGGGAGAAATAGTACTTCTAGTTCTAAGAGATCAAGGATAATGCAGATGGATGTTTCTGTAAATAAAATCGGTGAAGATGGAAAAGGCATTTCTACTGAGCTTTCAGCAAATCCTACAAATTGCAAAAATGGAG AGAGGACTCAAATGCTTAAGCAAAGGCAGCATTCTTGTGGCAAGCGAAGTGATAAAAGAAACGGCAAAGTTACCAAAAGTAATTTCTCTTTAAAGAGCTTAGTTGGCTTTGGTTCAGCTGCTGGAGGAAGAAACTTTCTTG GAATGTATGGCTTGAAATCTGATGGCATGGATGTCACAAAAGATGTAGATGATCTGCCCTTGAGGGAACTACTTGATGGCAGTTATAAGTGCGCACCTGTTCCCAAAGATAAGAGAAACAAAGCTTCAAAATCAAATGACAGTCTCATGCAGTTGGTTAGAGATGCTAACTCCATGCTTCGACTTCAGAAGTCTGTACAGATGCAGAATTGTTCTAATGTTGATAGCAAGCTGTCTTGCGCCGATTCTTATACCAGCTCTTCTTCAGCAAGTCGAAATGATGGTGACAAGGGAGAGAACAGGATTGATAAGCCGTCTTCTTCTGATCAG GTACAGGAATCCAGTGGCAAGGTTCAAGCAGTTGCAACAATGTGTCATTCTCCATCATATACACCAAAGTATGTGTTGGAGCGCCTTGCGCTCACTCCATCCAAGGATTTGGATTCTTTACTTATGGACACAGTCAAGCCTGCTACTTTAAGAAATAGTGGCGATCTTCGTCTAAGCAGGCCATCATCTCAGCGAAATGGCTTGCCTCCTTTTCCTTGGTCGCACACGTGCTCTGGTCATCCTAAAACTGTTCCTGATTCAGCTAAATTATCTACAAGTAAGATGGTTTGCCAAGGCAGATGGGTAAGAGTGGAAAACACTTCGACTCCTGTGAAAGGTTCTACTGGTTTCCTTGAGGAATTGCAATCACTCACTGACAATCACAAACTAGTTCCAACAGGAGGTAAAGTGTCTAGGccttcaaaaaatgaaaatgctTCATCAAACCGTGATAGCTTTACTGTATGTGAAAGGATTTCATCATCAATTGCAGCCAGCAGCACTTCTGAAGTTCCACCAG CTGAATCTCCAGGTATATTGGTTGCTGCTGAGACGCTTTGCGAGATTGCTACCTATTCGTTGAAGCAGAAGACTGAAGTAACGACCAAATTGCTGAAGAAACCTTCTCAGAAGGGCATGAGAGCATGTAAATTGACTGAGAAATCTGGAAATCAATTCATAGCACCAAAACCAGTTGTGGGATCAAATAATCTGGTTGAAATTGCGGATGGGATACTTCCATCGAAGAAGCTTCGTCTTTCAGTCAACTTTAGAAAACCTGATAGGAAAGGACCGATACCTTGTTCAGCTGAATCAATAAGATCAACTCCTGTCAAATCATTTAGGGACTCGGAAGGTTTCAATACCAGCTTTGTAAATAAACCATGTATAATGTCCCCCTATACAAGGGTGATGGATAAGGCTTGTAGTAGTACTGACCAGAAGCTGAGGAAGGTACCCAATGGAGTGGACCCAAGAAGATGA
- the LOC132041046 gene encoding uncharacterized protein LOC132041046 isoform X1 translates to MDSLQGSVVVELMGSESFSGVGAAPKLERSFDAPSIDRITGSVRRKELALWSKMPQNEFAGHQSRHHVEDASEDLSLGKTNTILPLTLGLEATQSHRNFGKVGRNSTSSSKRSRIMQMDVSVNKIGEDGKGISTELSANPTNCKNGERTQMLKQRQHSCGKRSDKRNGKVTKSNFSLKSLVGFGSAAGGRNFLGMYGLKSDGMDVTKDVDDLPLRELLDGSYKCAPVPKDKRNKASKSNDSLMQLVRDANSMLRLQKSVQMQNCSNVDSKLSCADSYTSSSSASRNDGDKGENRIDKPSSSDQVQESSGKVQAVATMCHSPSYTPKYVLERLALTPSKDLDSLLMDTVKPATLRNSGDLRLSRPSSQRNGLPPFPWSHTCSGHPKTVPDSAKLSTSKMVCQGRWVRVENTSTPVKGSTGFLEELQSLTDNHKLVPTGGKVSRPSKNENASSNRDSFTVCERISSSIAASSTSEVPPAAESPGILVAAETLCEIATYSLKQKTEVTTKLLKKPSQKGMRACKLTEKSGNQFIAPKPVVGSNNLVEIADGILPSKKLRLSVNFRKPDRKGPIPCSAESIRSTPVKSFRDSEGFNTSFVNKPCIMSPYTRVMDKACSSTDQKLRKVPNGVDPRR, encoded by the exons ATGGATAGTTTGCAAGGTTCTGTTGTGGTTGAGCTTATGGGATCCGAAAGTTTTAGCGGTGTTGGTGCTGCGCCTAAATTGGAGAGGTCCTTCGATGCGCCTTCTATTGATAGGATTACTGGTTCTGTTAGACGAAAAG AGCTAGCTTTATGGAGTAAGATGCCCCAGAATGAATTTGCTGGTCATCAGTCCAGACATCATGTTGAGGATGCTTCAGAAGACCTCAGTCTCGGGAAGACAAATACTATTCTTCCACTGACTCTTGGGTTAGAGGCTACACAGTCACATCGGAATTTTGGGAAAGTGGGGAGAAATAGTACTTCTAGTTCTAAGAGATCAAGGATAATGCAGATGGATGTTTCTGTAAATAAAATCGGTGAAGATGGAAAAGGCATTTCTACTGAGCTTTCAGCAAATCCTACAAATTGCAAAAATGGAG AGAGGACTCAAATGCTTAAGCAAAGGCAGCATTCTTGTGGCAAGCGAAGTGATAAAAGAAACGGCAAAGTTACCAAAAGTAATTTCTCTTTAAAGAGCTTAGTTGGCTTTGGTTCAGCTGCTGGAGGAAGAAACTTTCTTG GAATGTATGGCTTGAAATCTGATGGCATGGATGTCACAAAAGATGTAGATGATCTGCCCTTGAGGGAACTACTTGATGGCAGTTATAAGTGCGCACCTGTTCCCAAAGATAAGAGAAACAAAGCTTCAAAATCAAATGACAGTCTCATGCAGTTGGTTAGAGATGCTAACTCCATGCTTCGACTTCAGAAGTCTGTACAGATGCAGAATTGTTCTAATGTTGATAGCAAGCTGTCTTGCGCCGATTCTTATACCAGCTCTTCTTCAGCAAGTCGAAATGATGGTGACAAGGGAGAGAACAGGATTGATAAGCCGTCTTCTTCTGATCAG GTACAGGAATCCAGTGGCAAGGTTCAAGCAGTTGCAACAATGTGTCATTCTCCATCATATACACCAAAGTATGTGTTGGAGCGCCTTGCGCTCACTCCATCCAAGGATTTGGATTCTTTACTTATGGACACAGTCAAGCCTGCTACTTTAAGAAATAGTGGCGATCTTCGTCTAAGCAGGCCATCATCTCAGCGAAATGGCTTGCCTCCTTTTCCTTGGTCGCACACGTGCTCTGGTCATCCTAAAACTGTTCCTGATTCAGCTAAATTATCTACAAGTAAGATGGTTTGCCAAGGCAGATGGGTAAGAGTGGAAAACACTTCGACTCCTGTGAAAGGTTCTACTGGTTTCCTTGAGGAATTGCAATCACTCACTGACAATCACAAACTAGTTCCAACAGGAGGTAAAGTGTCTAGGccttcaaaaaatgaaaatgctTCATCAAACCGTGATAGCTTTACTGTATGTGAAAGGATTTCATCATCAATTGCAGCCAGCAGCACTTCTGAAGTTCCACCAG CAGCTGAATCTCCAGGTATATTGGTTGCTGCTGAGACGCTTTGCGAGATTGCTACCTATTCGTTGAAGCAGAAGACTGAAGTAACGACCAAATTGCTGAAGAAACCTTCTCAGAAGGGCATGAGAGCATGTAAATTGACTGAGAAATCTGGAAATCAATTCATAGCACCAAAACCAGTTGTGGGATCAAATAATCTGGTTGAAATTGCGGATGGGATACTTCCATCGAAGAAGCTTCGTCTTTCAGTCAACTTTAGAAAACCTGATAGGAAAGGACCGATACCTTGTTCAGCTGAATCAATAAGATCAACTCCTGTCAAATCATTTAGGGACTCGGAAGGTTTCAATACCAGCTTTGTAAATAAACCATGTATAATGTCCCCCTATACAAGGGTGATGGATAAGGCTTGTAGTAGTACTGACCAGAAGCTGAGGAAGGTACCCAATGGAGTGGACCCAAGAAGATGA